The following are encoded together in the Erwinia sp. E602 genome:
- a CDS encoding phosphatidate cytidylyltransferase gives MTQWDDSLIWLLSGLFGLLLFASITGGIIAHFKQNATVSNLNARIRAWWVMCIISVLAMLIGPIGSVVLFMLMSFFALRECITLLPTRRSDHETLFWCFFIILPLQYLLVGVQWYGVFVILIPVYAWLFIPARLALAGDTQHFLERAAKIQWSMMIAVYCISHAPALLMLQIPGFEQQNIKLLLFLMIVVQISDVLQYVFGKLFGKRPIVPKLSPNKTVEGFVGGILSASLVGMGLWWITPFAPWQAFLISLLITLLGFLGGLCMSAIKRDRGVKDFGAMIEGHGGMMDRIDSLCFAAPVFFHVVRYFYT, from the coding sequence ATGACCCAATGGGATGATTCTCTGATCTGGCTGCTCAGCGGCCTGTTTGGCCTGCTGCTGTTCGCCAGCATCACCGGCGGCATCATCGCCCACTTTAAACAGAACGCCACCGTCAGCAACCTTAACGCGCGCATCCGCGCCTGGTGGGTGATGTGTATTATTTCGGTGCTGGCGATGCTGATCGGGCCGATCGGCTCGGTGGTGCTGTTTATGCTGATGTCGTTCTTCGCCCTGCGCGAGTGCATCACGCTGCTGCCCACCCGCCGCAGCGATCACGAGACGCTGTTCTGGTGCTTCTTTATCATCCTGCCGCTGCAGTATCTGCTGGTGGGCGTGCAGTGGTACGGGGTGTTTGTCATTCTGATCCCGGTGTACGCCTGGCTGTTTATTCCGGCGCGGCTGGCGCTGGCCGGTGATACGCAGCACTTTCTGGAGCGGGCGGCGAAGATCCAGTGGAGCATGATGATCGCCGTTTACTGCATCAGCCACGCCCCGGCGCTGCTGATGCTGCAGATCCCCGGCTTTGAGCAGCAGAACATCAAGCTGCTGCTGTTCCTGATGATTGTGGTGCAGATCTCCGACGTGCTGCAGTACGTGTTCGGCAAGCTGTTCGGTAAGCGGCCGATCGTGCCGAAGCTCAGCCCGAACAAAACCGTTGAGGGCTTTGTCGGCGGCATCCTTTCTGCCAGCCTGGTGGGAATGGGTTTATGGTGGATCACGCCGTTTGCCCCGTGGCAGGCGTTTCTGATCTCGCTGCTGATCACCCTGCTCGGCTTCCTCGGTGGGCTGTGCATGTCCGCCATCAAACGCGATCGCGGGGTGAAAGACTTCGGCGCGATGATCGAGGGGCACGGCGGCATGATGGATCGCATTGATTCCCTGTGCTTCGCCGCGCCGGTATTCTTCCACGTGGTGCGCTACTTCTACACCTGA
- a CDS encoding CDP-alcohol phosphatidyltransferase family protein — protein sequence MDKDVQDRRPVKTRDARWATAGARWLQRAGATPNGISVASIVFALLAAVCFAVAFRGDGDGLTQLAMAGAIIGIQGRLLCNLFDGMVAVEGGLKSAVGAIYNDMPDRISDSLILLGVGYGLTSLPLGPTLGWAAALLAMMTAYIRLLGGSCGLAQRFAGPMAKQHRMALLTLAAAITLLLPGWGQTLLSIALWLIIAGTLVTCVRRTRLVAAALRKEVPHE from the coding sequence ATGGATAAGGACGTTCAGGACCGCCGTCCGGTCAAAACGCGCGACGCGCGCTGGGCCACCGCCGGCGCGCGTTGGCTGCAGCGCGCCGGCGCCACCCCTAACGGAATCTCCGTCGCCAGTATCGTCTTTGCGCTGCTGGCCGCCGTCTGCTTTGCCGTTGCCTTCCGTGGCGACGGCGACGGGCTGACCCAGCTGGCGATGGCCGGTGCCATTATCGGCATTCAGGGCCGGCTGCTGTGTAACCTGTTTGACGGCATGGTCGCCGTTGAGGGCGGGCTGAAGAGCGCGGTGGGCGCAATCTATAACGATATGCCCGACCGCATCTCTGACTCGCTGATTCTGCTTGGCGTCGGCTACGGCCTGACCAGCCTGCCGCTCGGCCCGACGCTGGGCTGGGCCGCCGCGCTGCTGGCGATGATGACCGCCTATATCCGCCTGCTGGGCGGCAGCTGCGGCCTGGCGCAGCGCTTCGCCGGGCCGATGGCCAAGCAGCATCGTATGGCGCTGCTGACCCTGGCGGCGGCAATCACCCTGCTGCTGCCCGGCTGGGGGCAGACGCTGCTGAGCATCGCGCTGTGGCTGATTATCGCCGGTACGCTGGTGACCTGCGTGCGGCGTACCCGGCTGGTGGCCGCCGCACTGCGTAAGGAGGTGCCACATGAGTAA
- a CDS encoding 1-acyl-sn-glycerol-3-phosphate acyltransferase: MSKRRLSARLVSRLLVTACRLLTGIRSRWHSEPDAGKTRIYFANHSSHLDGLVIWASLPKPLRDTVHPVAAADYWLGSRLRRYLALQVFRAVLVERRSAATAQAGAAVRPDPLEPLKQALAQQHSLILFPEGTRGDGEQLNRFKSGLYHLSKAWPEVELVPVWLDNLNRVLPKGSRLVVPIICSATFGSPLPGVQDGEDKQAFLDRTQSALEALAP, encoded by the coding sequence ATGAGTAAGCGCCGTTTATCCGCACGGCTGGTCAGCAGACTGCTGGTGACGGCGTGCCGCCTGCTGACCGGTATCCGCTCGCGCTGGCACAGCGAGCCGGACGCCGGTAAAACCCGCATCTACTTCGCCAACCACAGCAGCCACCTCGACGGGCTGGTGATCTGGGCCAGCCTGCCGAAGCCGCTGCGCGATACGGTGCATCCGGTGGCCGCCGCCGACTACTGGCTGGGCTCCCGCCTGCGCCGCTATCTGGCGCTGCAGGTGTTCCGCGCGGTGCTGGTGGAGCGCCGCAGCGCCGCCACGGCGCAGGCCGGTGCTGCGGTGCGCCCGGATCCGCTGGAACCGCTGAAACAGGCGCTGGCGCAGCAGCACTCGCTGATCCTGTTCCCGGAAGGGACCCGCGGCGACGGCGAACAGCTGAACCGTTTTAAAAGCGGGCTTTATCATCTGTCCAAAGCCTGGCCGGAGGTGGAGCTGGTGCCGGTGTGGCTGGATAACCTTAACCGCGTGCTGCCGAAAGGCTCGCGGCTGGTGGTGCCGATCATCTGCAGCGCCACCTTCGGCAGCCCGCTGCCGGGCGTGCAGGACGGTGAAGATAAGCAGGCATTTCTGGACCGAACCCAATCCGCGCTGGAGGCGCTGGCACCATGA
- the iclR gene encoding glyoxylate bypass operon transcriptional repressor IclR has protein sequence MATPVVAKRGKKPRQTTAQGPNATGQVQSLTRGLTLLELIAESHGSVALTELAQQAGLPNSTTHRLLSTMQQQGFVRQVGDLGLWTIGAHAFVVGSSFLQSRNLLALVHPMLRTLMEQSGETVNLAVLDLSDHQAVIIDQVQCTQLMRMSAPIGGKLPMHASGAGKAFLANLSEQQVTGLLHRQGLHHYTPKTLMSPHSLKEDLARVRKSGYAFDDEEHALGLRCVAACIYDEHHEPFAALSISGPISRITDDRVTEIGALVIKAAKEITREYGGVR, from the coding sequence ATGGCTACCCCCGTCGTGGCTAAACGCGGCAAAAAACCGCGCCAGACCACCGCGCAAGGACCTAATGCTACCGGTCAGGTGCAGTCGCTGACCCGTGGTCTGACGCTGCTGGAACTGATCGCCGAGTCCCACGGCAGCGTGGCGCTGACCGAACTGGCCCAGCAGGCCGGGCTGCCCAACTCCACCACCCACCGGCTGCTAAGCACCATGCAGCAGCAGGGCTTTGTGCGTCAGGTGGGCGATCTCGGGCTGTGGACCATCGGCGCGCACGCCTTTGTGGTCGGCAGCAGCTTCCTGCAGAGCCGCAACCTGCTGGCGCTGGTGCACCCGATGCTGCGCACGCTGATGGAGCAGTCGGGCGAAACCGTTAATCTGGCGGTGCTGGATCTCAGCGACCATCAGGCGGTGATCATCGATCAGGTGCAGTGTACCCAGCTGATGCGCATGTCGGCACCGATCGGCGGCAAGCTGCCGATGCACGCCTCCGGGGCCGGCAAGGCGTTTCTGGCCAACCTGAGCGAGCAGCAGGTGACCGGGCTGCTGCACCGCCAGGGGCTGCATCACTACACGCCAAAAACGCTGATGTCGCCGCACAGCCTGAAAGAAGATCTGGCGCGGGTGCGCAAAAGCGGCTACGCCTTTGATGATGAAGAGCACGCGCTCGGCCTGCGCTGCGTGGCGGCCTGCATCTACGACGAACACCATGAGCCCTTTGCCGCGCTGTCGATCTCCGGGCCGATCTCGCGCATCACCGATGACCGCGTCACCGAGATCGGCGCTCTGGTGATCAAGGCAGCGAAAGAGATCACCCGCGAATACGGCGGCGTGCGCTGA